A section of the Phaseolus vulgaris cultivar G19833 chromosome 8, P. vulgaris v2.0, whole genome shotgun sequence genome encodes:
- the LOC137825616 gene encoding acyl-CoA hydrolase 2-like, whose amino-acid sequence MAKEEVFEFLGNVPLLQRLPGSSVRKISELVIPKYYEPREYVVREGERGDGFYFIWEGEAEVVGSVNADDDNHPEFLLKRYDYFGFGLSNEVHRADVIALTKLSCLVLPHEHSALLQSNSIWSAEKSVDTCSLVEHILHLEPIEVDIFRGITPPDAPKFGKVFGGQIVGQALAAASKSVDCLKVVHSLHVYFLLVGDFNIPIIYQVSRVRDGKSFATRKVDAIQKGNVIFTMLASFHKEELGFQHQEVSIPSVPAPNKLLSLEELRELRLTDPRLPRTYRNKVATVEFIPWPIEIRFCEPRASTNQTKSPPSLRYWFRARGKLSDDQALHRCVVAYTSDLIFLQVSLNPNRRKGMKARAVSLDHSMWFHRPLRADDWVLFVISSPTSCNARGYVTGEMFNQKGELLVSVVQEGLMREVISPNSATKSKL is encoded by the exons G TGTTTGAGTTTCTCGGGAACGTTCCTCTGCTACAGAGGCTTCCTGGCTCGTCTGTAAGGAAGATATCTGAGCTTGTAATTCCCAAATATTATG AGCCGAGAGAGTATGTTGTTCGTGAGGGAGAACGTGGGGATGGTTTTTACTTCATCTGGGAAGGAGAG GCTGAGGTTGTTGGCTCTGTTAATGCTGATGATGATAATCATCCAGAGTTTCTATTGAAAAGATATGACTACTTTGGTTTTG GGTTATCAAATGAAGTTCACCGTGCTGATGTCATAGCTTTGACGAAG CTATCATGCTTGGTACTGCCCCATGAGCATTCAGCATTGCTGCAGTCGAACTCTATCTGGAGTGCAGAAAAATCGGTTGATACATGCTCACTTGTGGAGCATATACTGCATTTGGAACCTATAGAG GTAGATATCTTCCGAGGAATCACTCCTCCAGATGCTCCAAAATTTGGAAAAGTATTTGGTGGACAAATTGTTGGACAG GCACTGGCTGCAGCATCAAAATCTGTTGATTGTCTTAAAGTTGTTCACAGCTTGCATGTCTATTTTCTTCTTGTGGGGGATTTTAACA TACCCATTATATATCAAGTTAGCCGTGTCCGTGATGGGAAGAGTTTTGCTACTAGGAAAGTGGATGCAATTCAAAAGGGAAACGTCATATTCACAATGCTGGCTTCATTTCAT AAGGAAGAATTGGGGTTTCAGCACCAGGAAGTGTCTATCCCATCAGTCCCTGCTCCAAATAAG CTTTTGTCGTTGGAAGAGCTTCGGGAGCTACGTCTTACCGACCCTCGCCTTCCAAG AACTTACCGGAACAAGGTGGCTACAGTTGAATTCATTCCGTGGCCAATAGAGATACGGTTCTGTGAACCTAGAGCTTCAACAAATCAGACCAAATCTCCCCCTAG TTTGAGATACTGGTTCCGAGCAAGGGGAAAACTTTCAGATGATCAGGCCTTGCACAG GTGTGTGGTAGCATACACTTCAGATCTAATCTTTCTTCAAGTGAGTTTGAATCCCAACCGTAGGAAGGGCATGAAGGCACGCGCTGTAAGTCTGGACCACTC CATGTGGTTTCACAGACCTTTAAGAGCCGATGACTGGGTGCTATTTGTG aTCTCCAGTCCTACTTCCTGTAATGCCCGTGGCTATGTTACTGGCGAAATGTTCAATCAAAAGGGAGAG CTTCTTGTATCAGTGGTTCAAGAAGGTCTAATGAGGGAAGTGATTTCTCCAAATTCAGCCACCAAATCTAAACTGTAA